In Ascochyta rabiei chromosome 19, complete sequence, the sequence TTAGTTACGGTTGTAGCTGTCTTCAAGGAGTTTGTCTGTGAAGCGAAACGCCCTTCCTACCAGCCGCCACCACCAGAGTCACCAACCCAAGAAGTCTCACCCCCACCAGTAGCGGCGGCATTGTCACCAGCACCCCAGCTGCCAGTAGCTTCGACGGGGCCGCCTCCACCCGCAGCGTCTCCCTCAGCGGGAGCGACTTTGCAACGCTGTGAAGGTTAGCAAGCTGGAATTACACTTGAAGGAAGATATCACTAACCTTGACAGTATGACCGAACTCCTGGCAGTTTTGGCATTGGACCTTTGACCAATCCTTTGGTTCAAGGCAGTCACGAGAGAAATGACCCAGCTTCTCGCAGTTTCGGCAGGTGACGGTGTCAGGGTTGCGCGGCTGATCGCACTCCTTGGCAATGTGATCCTCCGAGCCGCAGTTGCGGCAGGTCCTGGGAGGACGTGCTTCGACATTGGGACAGTCCCGGGAAAAGTGTCCAGTCTCGTTGCACTTGTGACACTCTACGCCTTCGGCAGAGCGAGGCTCAGGGCACTCCTTCGCGTTGTGACCCTCCTGCTTGCAGTTCTTGCAAGCATGGGGATTGATTCGCTCCATGGGACAGTCGCGGGCACGATGTCCTTCTTCCTGACAGTAGACGCACTGAACGGCTGGAATATTCGACACATGCTCTGGTTGTTCTTGCTTGCAGTGCTATGTCTTCAGTCAGCAGTGTGCGGTTTACTTAGGTTAAAGAACGTTGGTACCTTCTTGATATGACCCAACTCGCCGCAGTTGCTGCAGAGCGGGACACCGCGGTCTTGCACAAAGCCGGTCGAAGCCAGACGCTCTAGGTTCTGTTGTGCATTCTCGGGCCAGCCCTGGGCGAACATCTTGCGGCGCGGCTTATCTGACAGCTGGATTGTCAAAACAAACTCACGCTCAGGGTTGCCGATCATGTCGACAACAGTCATGTTGACAGGAACCTCCTGCTGCTTTGCAATGAGATAGACCGGAAGTCCATCCTCGCGAAGGGCGGCCTCGACATCAGGCAGGCTGAAGTCCTCCACGACTGCGCGAGCGTAGGCCTTGAGGCAAGTGCGGAAACCATCAAGATCCTTTTCTTTGGCGGAGTCGATGAGCTTTGCCCAAGCTTCCTCGGCATCAAGCTCAGGAATACCGGTCCAGTCGACAAGGCGGCGCTCCTTGCATTCGAGAGCCTTGTGGCCCTCCTTGTCGCAGAGCTTACACTTCATGGGGTTGGTAGGGCAGCTGCGAGCAGCATGGCCTTCGACGCCGCAGGCGTTGCAGGTGCCCGTGAACTCGCGTTCAACGTGGGGATTGGTGCAGTCGGCCTTGTTGTGACCGATTTCGCCGCAGTTGAAGCATTCTCCGGTGAGGCCGCCTCCAGCGGGCTTGTCAGGACACTCGCGTGCGAAGTGACCGGTCTGGTTACAGCTTTGCGTAGTTAGCATGGTGAAGCCAACGCCGCCCAGCTGTTGAGCTACGTCGTTGACTACAGTCCAGCGGTAGAGGGGCAAACTTACATGCGACAGGTATCACTGCCATCACCAACGCCAGCGCCAGCATCATTGCCGCCATCGCCGCCGCCCCAAGAGTCACCACCTGATGGAGATCAGTAAGTCGTATATGGCGGGGATGCAGGAAACTCACCGCCAGCTCCAGTGTCCCAGCTCATAGCTGTGTGTGAGAGTAGAGTGTGAGAAGGGAAGGTTTGTGTTCTACGTGCGTAAAGCAAGCCTGAGAAGAGAATAGAGTCAGCTTCCCGTCAAGATTCAGGCTTGGTGAAGGTGGGAGTAGGGAAAACTCACAATTGGAAACGAAGCTAAGCGCGATCAAGCGATGAAAAGGGTTGTTTGCGTGAATTTTGAGAACGTGAGTGGCAGTTGCAAGAGCGCAATTGCGTCAATCGAGTGCGAGATCGGGGCAGTGTTCTGCAGAGTGTGGTTTACGTACCCTGGTCTGTGCGGGGCGAAGGTGAGGCAGGGACGATGGTGACAGTGAGTAGTTGTGACTAAGAGCAACTGGTGCCACACCGTGAATCAGGCTGACTGCGAGGGATGAAAAGCGTGCAAAGTGGATGGTATGAGAACGACTTAGTGACTGCTAACACGATTGCACAATGAGCGTCGAAGGAGAAAAAAATGGGCTGCAATCGTGACATGATGCTTGACCGGACCACAAGAGCGGGCGGTGAGAGAGCGAGGTCGGACCAATGACCGCAGACGGCTTCGAAGATGGAGAGATGAAGACTTGAGAAAGAACAAGCAAGAACTTGTATTAGAGAACCGCAAGACAGCATACTATCAAGGTATAATACTGTTAACAAGTCGTGAAGCTCATATGCAACTAACAGAACGCCATCATGGCATCAGATCGTGTCCTTCATGCAGTGTTTGCAGTGGGCTGGAATCCATCATACTGTACATACCCGACTCTGCGCCAAACCCCCAGTACTTCGTGGTAGATTACGCCTCACACACCTCGGAACTGTTGAGGATGTTAGTATTTTGATCGTCGATGCCAGTATCAAAGCTTGACTTACCATGCGTACTACCAGGAACCATATGGCTCCAATGAAACGGAACGCCGCCAGACCAGCGACACTCCACAAGACAACTCCCAAGTAGATGGCCGCGACTTGGTTCTGCTTGGCAGCTTGCTCATCTGGATCCTGAACTGTTATTTCCAGGCCACCAGACTGTAGCACAAGGGCGGTCAAGACCAGATTACAGAACATCCAGAATAGAACGACACCAGATCGGAAGCCCTTGTAATAGTCTTCTTGCTTGTCCGTTGCCGACTggaccttcttctcttctttccaCTTTGTGCTGAAGACGCGAAGTTCGTTCTCGTACATCGTATTTAGATCAGCATCGTCAGTTGGAGCCTGAATGTCGGCTTTTCCGTCGGCTTTAGTGGTGACTGAAGGCAACTTCTCGGGTTTGTCGTCTCCCTTTGTTCCCCAGGTGATGTCGTGCGTGTTGCAGAACGCGTAGACGTTAAGGATGTTGATATACGTCGGTGTCAACAGCAGGTACTGAATGAACGAGGTGAACATATGCCATGGGTCCAAGAACAAGATCGAAACGACGAACCACATGAGATACGTCGAGGCCAATGATACGATCAGGGTGAAGAAGATCTGGTCCTTGAAGATGTCTGCAAAATTGAAGCCGTGGTTCGTTTTGATCTGCTCCTGGATCGACCGGACTGTGATGTAGATGGATGCGAACATGAGGTATGTCATAATGATACACCAGAAGTATACCATAGACATGTACCACTTGTTTGATCCTTGCGGTCGATTCCCGAGTGATAAGATGAAACACGTTATCAGCACACCAATGTAAAGCCACTCGAAGACGACGAACAAGACTTTACCGGCCGTACCGATTTCAGTAGCCAAGGAAGCGGTGAGAATGCGGAAGACCAGGAAGAAGTTACCGAGGGCAAACCAGGCGAAGATCATGCTGATGGTCTGGTAGACGAATTCAACGAGGAACATCATCTTGCGGATGACCGAGTGGTCGCTGCGGAAGATGTCGAAAGAGTGGGCCAGGGCGTAGACAGCAGCGAAGAAGGAACCGTTGAGCCAACGACGACGCTGACCAATAAACTCTGCCATTGTCGTCGGTACATCGGTCTCACCGTTGGCAGACTTGACGTATTGCAGAATCCAGTGGCAGTTCCTCTTGGAGACCAACTCGAAGCAGAGAATACGGTCCTCGGCGAGGTACATGTTGGCTGTGAAGATACCGGCGTTCGCACCGTGCATCTTCTCACCAGCGAAATACTTCTCCAGTGGTCCTTGTCCGGTCTTGTCGTTCTGGAGCGCAACATAGCGATAGGCAGAGAAGGCACCAGGAAGCACAGTAATGAAACCGAAGGCTGATTCCAGCGGCTTATCCAAAATGTTACTCATCTTGTACTCGAAGTTCTGCGTCGCCACAAGTGGGTTCAGAAGCTTCTTGCCATGGAACATAGCCTTGATCTCACCGCAAGCGCCTGCGCACATGGGCTCGAGGTCGAAAGCTTTCCAGAGATGGTAGATGGAGTCCTTTCCGGGCTTCGTTCCAGCATCGATAAGAACACAGATGTTGGGGTCCAGGACGGTGCCAAACGCCTGGAAGAACCATCGATGCGAGTTGATCTTCTTCTGGTTCTTTTCCTTTAGACAGAAGAGCATCTGCACAGGCGTGTTGCCCTTCTTGACGCCGACTACACCCTTCTTGATGTCAAGCGTCATTTGTGTGGTGTACTAGTGGATCTGGTTAGTCATTTCCCCCAACACAGCCACACTGCCTCACGTACCTCGTAAATATGCGCAGTTACATCCTTGCCGTTGACTTGCTGCTTGGCGATGCCGTCCTGGTACACACCAAGACCTGCTAGCACGGCTCTTGTTCGCGGGTTGATCTTGGCACGTCCATCGCTGACGACGCACACTACAATCTTCTTCCACGCGTCCTTGCCCCACGTCTTGCTGTTGGTTCGCGAGTTCATGTATTCGATGTTCTTGATTACGCCCATCATCGTTCGCGCAAACAGCTCGTCCTCTTCGTTGTACATGGTCACGACGATGAACAGCTCCGTATGCCTAGGCTTTGCGAAGAGCTTCTGGCGCAGGGTAAAGCGCTCTGCGTCGAAGTCTGCAGGATCGCAGGTGGCGGCCGAGTAGCGCATATGTGTGAACTCGTCACGCTCGGGGGGCTGTGCATGTGGGACCTGGTTGAGAAGTCGCGGGGGAATTGGGCAATCGAGCACCAAGTTGCCCTTGAACAGCTGGACTTCCTTGACAGTCTTCCATCGCTTGATAGGTGCTGGGCTCGGATAATGCTGGATGGGCTCGTCGTGGAACGGATTCTCAGGATCCTGCTCTTCCAGATCGTGTGGATCTGGGCCGTACGAGTTGGCGCCTGCCAACATGGGCCTGCCGTCCTGCTCGTCCTGCCAGTAATGGTCCGGCTGGGTGCCGTACCCTTGGTGCGGGCTCCCGTCGTGCAGTGTGGGATCATAGGGCTGGGTGTAGTAGGCATCGTGGTGGGCTTGCGGGTCGAGCGAGTAGTCGCTGTCGTGTCGTTGCGGTCGTGGGTCGTATTCGTCGTGGTAATCGCCTCCAGCATAGGGCATGTTCTCTACCGAGTACTGTTTCTTGTCAGAATCAAAGTGCCGCCAGATCGGACACGCGCGATACGTACACTCGGTTGCAGAGGGAGTCTGTCGCCTGAAGCCGCTGGATGGGTCATGGTGGGTCCCATGGGGATCTCGAGCGGGCCGGCGTGCGAGCCATAGTTGTCCTCGAGCTGGTAGCCAGCAAGTGGGCGTCCTGGAGAGGGCGTTCTGCCGGGACCTGGGCGGCGTGGATCCATCTCGTAGCGGTCCTCGTCTGTGAAGAAGGTCGATTAGTGCACTGCCTCAGGTGTGCGCGCAATGTTGTGTGGGCGACAGTGATAGCGATAGGCAACGAATGGATGCGCAGGCGACGAGGAATGCAAACGGACGCAGGTCACGTCCGAGGCGCAGAGCCGCGATATGTAAGACTCGGCCCTTGGGAGGAAACGACAGGGAGGGGAAGGTGCTTCTGGGCACAGCAGCCGGCTATGCGTGCGACGCAGCCGTAATGCGCACAGGCTCAGATGGCAAGAGGCGCAGATTGACTGGACTCACCTAATCGGTTGTAGCCAGACATGGTGCGGGCTGCTTTGCTGCTGCGCCTTCAATCAAGTCGCGGACACTGCGAACACCGACTCCACTGCCCAAACACGCGTGTAGAGGGAGGGCCCAGCAAGTCAAACGTGACGTTGTTGATGGCCCGAGTGCGACGGTCGTATCGCCGGCAACGTGAAACCTGATGCGTTTGGCGGGGGTGGGTGCACGGCGTCCTGTTTACTGTTTACTTACTCGGCCCAACTAGAACCGTCGAGGTCGTTGCGCGGGACGATGTGACGATGATGCGGGTCCGTGGCAGAGTACGAGTACTGCGAGTTAGGCACGGCAAACGACCTGGTCTCCACAGCCGGGGAAGCTTTGCTTTTCAAACAATACGTCGAGCGGTCCAAAGCAGCCCTCAGAGGCTCAGCCTGGCTCAGCAGCTGTTCGCTTCCTTGGGTAGCCCGGCCCAGCAGCGTGCATCCCTGAAACCACCGCATGTGGCGCTGCCACATAGCCGCGTCTTCTGACGAAGCTTTTTTTCCCGTTTCAGGCAAGGCATGAGATCGTCTGCGGCGGCTGTCAAATGCCCGAATCCCTTGTGCTTGTCGACACATAACCAGGATGGCAGCGAGATTTGATCTTGTTCTCAGCATTCACTTGTCGGCTACCGAGCTGGCAGCTTGGAGGTGCACAGTGGTTGCATGTCCTTGGACGTCGAACAGGCCACCCTCCATGCGGCTGGCTGAGTAGATGCTGACAGGCTGCGActgcggctgcggctgcCGTGCGCTGACCGGTTTGAGGCCTCCCAAGCGAACAGCAAGCACGGAGAAACCATCAGCAGCACGCCTGGCAGCCCAAGACGGAAATGCTACAGTTCACAGCCTCGTGGAGTAACGAGGGGCTGACCACAGCTCGACGCCAGACTCGTTTATGGAATGCAATCTTGAGCATGATGGGTCGGTAGAGATAACACACGAGACGACTAGCAACTCGTACTCAGTGACGACCACTGCACTCTTTGCATTGAACTGACAACTGTCTGAACCCTGACCCTGACTTTCTCGAACAGACAGCTACGACAGCTACTAGCTATACCCGCTTCTTCTGCGACATGGGAGCCTCGTACCTGTCGATCATCCGTCATCTGTTCTTGGCACACACCAGAAAGTGGCCCAGTCCACGCACTCACTGCGTTGACATCAACTCTACCCAACACTTCGCCCCCCACCAACGACAACCACCCACACAGCCCTCAAGATGAGCGACGCCACATCGCCCAAGCCCGTATCGGTCCTCTTCGTCTGCCTAGGCAACATCTGTTTGTCCACCCCTCCCCCGCACGCACTTGCAGCCTACTAACACTCCGCAGGCCGCTCGACCATGGCAGAGGGCGTGTTCCAATCGCTCGTATCGTCGTCGCCCGCCAGCACGCAGCGCCTCGTCTCTTCCATCGACTCGTGCGGCACAGGCGCGTACCACGTCGGCGACTCCCCCGACCGCCGCACCATGGCGACGCTGCGCCAAAACGGCATCACCACCTACCGCCACGCTGCGCGCAAGTTCGACCCGTCGACAGACTTTGAGCACTTTGATTACATCCTCGCCATGGACGATGAGAATCTCGCGGACCTGGTCGATCTGCGGAGGCGCGCGGTGAAGAAAGCTGGGGGTGACGAGGGGCTTGGGAAGGTCATGCTGTTTGGCGAGTTTGGGGGCGCGAAGAGGAGGAATGGTAGGGGGGAGGAGGTCGCGGATCCGTATTATGGGGCGAATGATGGCTTTACGACTGCGTATGAGCAGGCGGTCAAGTTCTCCCAGGTTTTCTTGGAGAGATTGGAGAAGGGGGAGCTGAGCTGATGGACTTTGTGGAGGAGGGTCCTGATGAAGGcggtggtagtggtggtggtggtgga encodes:
- a CDS encoding chitin synthase I, with product MSGYNRLDEDRYEMDPRRPGPGRTPSPGRPLAGYQLEDNYGSHAGPLEIPMGPTMTHPAASGDRLPLQPSYSVENMPYAGGDYHDEYDPRPQRHDSDYSLDPQAHHDAYYTQPYDPTLHDGSPHQGYGTQPDHYWQDEQDGRPMLAGANSYGPDPHDLEEQDPENPFHDEPIQHYPSPAPIKRWKTVKEVQLFKGNLVLDCPIPPRLLNQVPHAQPPERDEFTHMRYSAATCDPADFDAERFTLRQKLFAKPRHTELFIVVTMYNEEDELFARTMMGVIKNIEYMNSRTNSKTWGKDAWKKIVVCVVSDGRAKINPRTRAVLAGLGVYQDGIAKQQVNGKDVTAHIYEYTTQMTLDIKKGVVGVKKGNTPVQMLFCLKEKNQKKINSHRWFFQAFGTVLDPNICVLIDAGTKPGKDSIYHLWKAFDLEPMCAGACGEIKAMFHGKKLLNPLVATQNFEYKMSNILDKPLESAFGFITVLPGAFSAYRYVALQNDKTGQGPLEKYFAGEKMHGANAGIFTANMYLAEDRILCFELVSKRNCHWILQYVKSANGETDVPTTMAEFIGQRRRWLNGSFFAAVYALAHSFDIFRSDHSVIRKMMFLVEFVYQTISMIFAWFALGNFFLVFRILTASLATEIGTAGKVLFVVFEWLYIGVLITCFILSLGNRPQGSNKWYMSMVYFWCIIMTYLMFASIYITVRSIQEQIKTNHGFNFADIFKDQIFFTLIVSLASTYLMWFVVSILFLDPWHMFTSFIQYLLLTPTYINILNVYAFCNTHDITWGTKGDDKPEKLPSVTTKADGKADIQAPTDDADLNTMYENELRVFSTKWKEEKKVQSATDKQEDYYKGFRSGVVLFWMFCNLVLTALVLQSGGLEITVQDPDEQAAKQNQVAAIYLGVVLWSVAGLAAFRFIGAIWFLVVRMFRGV